One Halalkalicoccus sp. NIPERK01 DNA window includes the following coding sequences:
- a CDS encoding N-acyl homoserine lactonase family protein — MIDATITPIDRGRVRADRNYMIEGYRLASASDPNPDAEIVETPVYDLVIEHPEGTILWDTGSHPEAGDGYWPAYLYEAFEHYDADEHPLEGDLEAAGYALAEIDAVIQSHLHLDHAGGLHNFAGTDVPIYVHERELKHAYYSAKTNEGDPAYLARDFDHDLNWRVIHGERETRFEGIEFLHLPGHTPGLMGLRLTLPEAGTVIVAGDQAYVAENYTEERPLGPGLLWSKRDWYESLRMLKEMERREDATLFFGHDPDSLARLSGGLR, encoded by the coding sequence ATGATCGACGCGACGATCACGCCGATAGACCGCGGGCGGGTGCGTGCCGACAGGAACTACATGATCGAGGGGTACAGGCTCGCGAGCGCGAGCGACCCGAACCCCGACGCCGAGATCGTTGAGACGCCCGTCTACGACCTCGTGATCGAGCACCCCGAGGGGACGATCCTCTGGGACACCGGCTCGCACCCCGAGGCCGGCGATGGCTACTGGCCCGCGTATCTCTATGAGGCCTTCGAGCACTACGACGCGGACGAGCACCCGCTCGAAGGCGATCTGGAGGCGGCGGGCTACGCGCTCGCGGAGATCGACGCGGTGATCCAGAGCCACCTGCATCTCGATCACGCCGGCGGCCTCCACAACTTCGCGGGGACGGACGTGCCGATCTACGTCCACGAACGCGAGCTGAAACACGCCTACTACAGCGCGAAAACGAACGAGGGCGACCCCGCCTACCTCGCTCGGGACTTCGATCACGACCTGAACTGGCGGGTGATCCACGGCGAGCGCGAGACTCGCTTCGAGGGGATCGAGTTCCTCCACCTGCCGGGCCACACGCCGGGGCTGATGGGGCTTCGCCTGACGCTTCCCGAGGCCGGGACCGTGATCGTCGCGGGCGATCAGGCCTACGTCGCGGAGAACTACACCGAGGAACGCCCGCTCGGTCCCGGACTGCTCTGGAGCAAGCGCGACTGGTACGAGAGCCTCCGGATGCTGAAGGAGATGGAGCGCCGCGAGGACGCGACGCTGTTTTTCGGCCACGACCCCGACTCGCTCGCGCGGCTTTCGGGCGGGCTTCGTTAA
- a CDS encoding LLM class flavin-dependent oxidoreductase, translating to MPRGVLLPDSAEPTPDFARWMGSQGYDSIWANELWGHDAFVTLAAVAPHTDAALGTAIVNVFSRSPAVLAGGAASLSDLASGPIRLGIGPSTPKAIEDLHGIPYDRPVRRLHETAELVRAFTAGEGRVEYDGEVFSVQDFPALDGEVSVYAAALGETSRRATGRTADGWLPHMIPFENLGSAFETVRRTAREAGRDPDLAVSPYVPAAVADDPDEAREAIRGHVAYYVGSGEGYRRAVAKRFPEEAERIAEAWRAGERASAREGVTDEMVDALGVAGTPEKARERFERVAETAPITEPIVVVPSNAGKEMAERTIEELAS from the coding sequence ATGCCACGCGGCGTTCTGCTACCCGACTCCGCCGAACCGACTCCCGACTTCGCCCGCTGGATGGGTTCTCAGGGCTACGACTCGATCTGGGCCAACGAACTCTGGGGACACGACGCGTTCGTCACGCTCGCGGCGGTCGCGCCCCACACCGACGCGGCGCTCGGGACGGCCATCGTCAACGTATTTTCGCGCTCGCCGGCGGTTCTGGCGGGCGGGGCCGCCTCCCTCTCCGATCTCGCCTCGGGACCGATCAGGCTGGGGATCGGCCCGAGCACGCCCAAGGCGATCGAGGATCTGCATGGTATCCCGTACGACCGACCCGTCCGCCGGCTCCACGAGACGGCCGAACTCGTCCGGGCGTTCACCGCCGGTGAGGGCCGCGTCGAATACGACGGCGAGGTCTTTTCGGTACAGGACTTCCCGGCGCTCGACGGCGAGGTGTCGGTCTACGCCGCCGCGCTGGGCGAGACGAGCCGACGCGCGACCGGGCGCACCGCCGACGGCTGGCTGCCACACATGATCCCGTTCGAGAATCTGGGGAGCGCGTTCGAGACGGTCCGGCGGACCGCCCGGGAGGCGGGTCGCGATCCCGACCTCGCCGTCTCGCCCTACGTCCCCGCCGCGGTCGCCGACGATCCCGACGAGGCGCGAGAAGCGATCCGCGGGCACGTCGCCTACTACGTCGGCAGCGGCGAGGGCTACCGCCGGGCGGTGGCGAAGCGCTTCCCCGAGGAGGCCGAGCGGATCGCCGAGGCGTGGCGGGCGGGTGAGCGCGCGAGCGCTCGCGAGGGTGTCACCGACGAGATGGTCGACGCGCTGGGCGTCGCGGGCACCCCCGAAAAAGCACGCGAGCGCTTCGAACGGGTCGCGGAGACGGCCCCGATCACCGAACCGATCGTCGTGGTGCCGTCGAACGCAGGGAAAGAGATGGCCGAGCGGACGATCGAGGAACTCGCGTCCTAA
- a CDS encoding HAD family hydrolase, with product MDAIFFDIGGVLLDSASVRRAHERFIADLRDEYDLDAGNPLETWRAEVGAHFREREGTGFRSARAGYERAIDALGVEGEWESAFDRALSETIEPNPGAIEVVETLAEYDLHFGVISDVDAAEGRRILATFDILEEFDSITTSEEVGRTKPDPAMFETALEKSETTPERSLMVGDRYRHDMAGAKDAGMVTAAYGAEEGPAIDHRLTDLREVLDLV from the coding sequence ATGGACGCGATCTTCTTCGACATCGGCGGCGTGCTCCTCGATTCGGCGTCGGTTCGGCGCGCCCACGAGCGCTTCATCGCCGACCTCCGCGACGAGTACGACCTCGACGCCGGGAACCCCCTCGAAACGTGGCGCGCGGAGGTGGGCGCGCACTTCCGCGAGCGCGAGGGAACGGGGTTTCGCTCGGCGCGGGCGGGCTACGAGCGGGCGATCGACGCGCTCGGCGTCGAGGGGGAGTGGGAGTCGGCCTTCGATCGCGCCCTCTCCGAGACGATCGAACCGAATCCGGGGGCGATCGAGGTCGTCGAGACGCTCGCCGAGTACGACCTCCATTTCGGCGTGATCAGCGACGTTGACGCGGCGGAGGGGCGGCGGATCCTCGCCACCTTCGACATCCTCGAGGAGTTCGACTCGATCACCACCTCCGAGGAGGTCGGACGAACGAAGCCCGATCCAGCGATGTTCGAGACGGCGCTCGAAAAATCGGAGACGACTCCCGAGCGCTCGCTGATGGTCGGCGACCGGTATCGCCACGACATGGCGGGGGCGAAGGACGCCGGAATGGTCACGGCGGCCTACGGTGCCGAGGAGGGTCCGGCGATAGATCACCGACTCACTGACCTGCGCGAGGTCCTCGACCTCGTTTAG
- the cofH gene encoding 7,8-didemethyl-8-hydroxy-5-deazariboflavin synthase subunit CofH translates to MAVTPEVEREFAFDHRPETDQSFENALAKARAGERLTVDDGIELMTTGSDRAGIDPERKELVLEAADARRAEVVGEEVTFVANLNNNVTTACNTGCLFCNFKDTASNFEVDSAVEHPGFTKTPKESRKIVSNALELGIYEVCSVSGLHPAFALDSEHLEVLRAADEDPELNFKPPERYVTDPSTYAEQIEAMSVGGVHVHSMTPEEAYHARRGTDWSYEEVYSRLAEAGLDSVPGTAAEILVDEVRDVICPGKIHSNEWERAIEAAANVGLDTTSTIMYGHVENEAHRVMHLKRVRDLQDRTGAITEFVPLSFIHQSTPLYERGVVTGGASTDEDELLIAVSRLFLDNIENIQSSWVKYGDEQGLKMLSCGANDFMGTILSEEITKRAGGEHGEFRSVGELVEMIASVGRVPVERSTDYREKRRVDPEDGPHGPRLGPRADGTPMVVE, encoded by the coding sequence ATGGCCGTCACGCCCGAGGTCGAACGCGAGTTCGCGTTCGATCACCGACCGGAGACCGACCAGTCCTTCGAGAACGCGCTCGCGAAGGCACGCGCCGGCGAGCGGCTCACGGTCGACGACGGGATCGAACTCATGACGACCGGCTCCGATCGGGCGGGGATCGACCCCGAACGCAAGGAACTCGTCCTCGAGGCGGCCGACGCCCGGCGTGCCGAGGTCGTCGGCGAGGAGGTCACGTTCGTCGCGAACCTCAACAACAACGTCACCACCGCCTGCAATACGGGCTGTCTGTTCTGTAACTTCAAGGACACCGCGAGCAATTTTGAAGTGGATTCGGCGGTCGAGCATCCCGGCTTCACGAAGACGCCCAAGGAGTCCCGAAAAATCGTCTCGAACGCGCTCGAACTGGGGATCTACGAGGTCTGTTCGGTCTCGGGGCTGCATCCGGCGTTCGCGCTCGATTCCGAGCATCTCGAGGTCCTGCGAGCGGCGGACGAGGACCCCGAACTGAACTTCAAGCCGCCCGAGCGCTACGTCACCGATCCCAGTACCTACGCAGAGCAGATCGAGGCGATGAGCGTCGGGGGCGTCCATGTCCACTCGATGACGCCCGAGGAGGCGTATCACGCCCGCCGGGGGACCGATTGGAGCTACGAGGAGGTCTACAGCCGGCTGGCCGAGGCGGGGCTGGACTCGGTTCCGGGCACCGCCGCCGAGATCCTCGTCGACGAGGTCCGGGACGTGATCTGCCCCGGGAAGATACACTCGAACGAGTGGGAACGGGCGATCGAGGCCGCCGCGAACGTCGGGCTGGACACCACCTCGACGATCATGTACGGCCACGTCGAGAACGAGGCCCACCGCGTGATGCACCTGAAACGGGTTCGGGATCTCCAGGACCGCACCGGCGCGATCACCGAGTTCGTTCCGCTCTCGTTCATCCATCAGTCGACGCCACTGTACGAACGCGGCGTGGTCACGGGCGGGGCGAGCACCGACGAGGACGAACTCCTGATCGCCGTCTCGCGGCTCTTTCTCGACAACATCGAGAACATCCAGTCGAGCTGGGTGAAGTACGGCGACGAGCAGGGCCTGAAGATGCTTTCCTGTGGCGCGAACGACTTCATGGGGACGATCCTCTCGGAGGAGATCACCAAACGCGCCGGCGGGGAACACGGCGAGTTCCGGAGCGTCGGGGAGTTGGTCGAGATGATCGCCTCGGTGGGGCGGGTCCCCGTCGAGCGCTCGACCGACTATCGAGAGAAGCGACGTGTCGACCCCGAGGACGGCCCACACGGGCCACGGTTGGGGCCGCGTGCGGACGGCACGCCGATGGTCGTCGAGTGA
- a CDS encoding metal-dependent hydrolase: MMNTTHGAIGVAMASVTVLVAPEFAAVAAVAALLGSVFPDLDLFFGTHRKTLHFPIVGWVVALPATVWAVLAPSVESVGAAFFALGATVHAVTDAAGAGHELRPWERTSQRAVYAHVLGRWIAPRRWIRYDGAPEDLVLMGGVTLPVLVLYDGLVRNVMLLALVISVVYTTYRKRMPDLTPDWLG, translated from the coding sequence ATGATGAACACCACGCACGGGGCCATCGGCGTTGCGATGGCGTCCGTGACGGTCCTCGTGGCCCCGGAGTTCGCCGCGGTCGCCGCGGTCGCCGCCCTCCTGGGAAGCGTGTTCCCGGACCTCGACCTCTTCTTCGGGACCCACAGGAAGACGCTTCACTTCCCGATCGTCGGGTGGGTCGTCGCCCTCCCCGCGACCGTCTGGGCCGTCCTCGCGCCCTCCGTCGAGAGCGTCGGAGCGGCCTTTTTCGCGCTCGGGGCGACCGTCCACGCCGTGACCGACGCCGCGGGCGCGGGCCACGAACTCCGCCCGTGGGAGCGGACCTCCCAGCGGGCGGTCTACGCCCACGTCCTCGGGCGCTGGATCGCTCCTCGGAGATGGATCCGCTACGACGGCGCGCCGGAGGACCTCGTGTTGATGGGCGGCGTCACCCTCCCCGTGCTCGTCCTCTACGACGGCCTCGTCCGGAACGTCATGCTGCTCGCGCTGGTGATCTCGGTCGTCTACACCACCTACCGCAAACGGATGCCCGACCTCACGCCCGATTGGCTGGGGTGA
- a CDS encoding Hsp20/alpha crystallin family protein, whose translation MSDEGTDEGDEAESKKSATDERTGGALRGFRLEAGLRPLTDLLGSLIEVNVSDAPVRSQEPNDESEPIHRSTADEPRSNRTKRVRSTGSENGECFVDTRWIDDEYLVTADVPGASKDDLSVGIDPRTNELVIGRDGSALERVDLPWASAEATTVRFNNGVLAVRLRPTE comes from the coding sequence ATGAGCGATGAGGGGACGGACGAGGGGGACGAAGCGGAGTCGAAAAAATCGGCGACCGACGAGCGAACAGGCGGCGCGTTAAGGGGATTCCGGCTCGAGGCCGGGTTGCGACCGCTGACGGACCTGCTGGGGAGCCTGATCGAGGTGAACGTGAGCGACGCTCCGGTCCGGTCGCAGGAGCCGAACGACGAGAGCGAGCCGATCCATCGATCGACCGCGGACGAACCTCGATCGAACCGGACGAAACGCGTGCGATCGACGGGATCCGAAAACGGGGAGTGTTTCGTCGACACACGGTGGATCGACGACGAGTACCTCGTGACCGCCGACGTTCCCGGAGCGAGCAAGGACGATCTCTCGGTCGGCATCGATCCGCGGACGAACGAGCTCGTGATCGGCAGGGACGGATCCGCCCTCGAGCGCGTCGATCTCCCGTGGGCGTCCGCCGAAGCGACGACGGTACGGTTCAACAACGGCGTTCTCGCGGTCCGACTGCGACCGACGGAGTGA
- the cofG gene encoding 7,8-didemethyl-8-hydroxy-5-deazariboflavin synthase subunit CofG, translated as MIPGAEEYDIDISFDDPEVDRALAVGPEDVSSAPELTFAKNVFVPLTTACRYTCTYCTYFDPPGQASLLSREEVREILETGVEAGCTEALFTFGDDPDDRYTEIHDRLAAWGHDSIHSYLRELCELALDVGILPHSNPGDQTREQMERVADVNASMGVMLETTAGVRAHGGPRAKSPGQRLATIRTAGELGVPFTTGILVGIGEGWRHRAESLLAIRELHERYGHVQEVIVQPVSNNERWREGSPDLGTMRRTVAMARATLPEDVSVQVPPNLAPVRDLLDCGVDDLGGVSPITDDHINPDYAWPALRELEAIADEAGVPLEERLPVHDRYVDGEWLSERVRRGIDSIGDSKAPLERR; from the coding sequence ATGATCCCGGGGGCCGAGGAGTACGACATTGACATCTCGTTCGACGACCCCGAGGTGGACCGCGCGCTCGCCGTCGGGCCCGAAGACGTCTCGTCGGCCCCCGAACTCACCTTCGCGAAGAACGTGTTCGTCCCCCTCACCACCGCCTGTCGCTACACCTGCACGTACTGTACGTACTTCGATCCGCCGGGGCAGGCCAGCCTGCTCTCTCGCGAGGAAGTACGGGAGATCCTCGAGACGGGCGTCGAGGCGGGCTGTACGGAGGCGCTCTTTACCTTCGGCGACGACCCCGACGACCGGTACACGGAGATTCACGACCGGCTCGCGGCGTGGGGCCACGACTCGATCCACTCGTACCTCCGTGAGCTGTGCGAACTCGCGCTCGACGTCGGCATCCTACCCCACTCGAACCCCGGCGACCAGACCCGAGAACAGATGGAGCGGGTCGCGGACGTCAACGCGAGCATGGGCGTCATGTTGGAGACGACCGCCGGCGTCCGGGCCCACGGCGGTCCCCGGGCGAAGTCGCCGGGCCAGCGCCTCGCCACCATCCGAACGGCGGGCGAACTCGGCGTGCCCTTCACGACGGGCATCCTCGTCGGGATCGGCGAGGGGTGGCGCCACAGGGCAGAGAGCCTGCTCGCGATCCGTGAACTCCACGAGCGCTACGGCCACGTCCAGGAGGTGATCGTCCAGCCCGTCTCGAACAACGAGCGCTGGCGCGAGGGGTCGCCCGACCTCGGGACGATGCGCCGAACCGTCGCGATGGCGCGGGCGACCCTCCCCGAGGACGTCTCCGTCCAGGTTCCCCCGAACCTCGCGCCCGTACGGGACCTGCTCGACTGCGGGGTCGACGATCTGGGCGGCGTCTCGCCGATCACCGACGACCACATCAACCCCGACTACGCCTGGCCCGCGCTCAGGGAGTTGGAGGCGATCGCCGACGAGGCGGGCGTCCCCCTCGAAGAGCGCCTCCCGGTCCACGACCGATACGTCGACGGGGAGTGGCTCTCGGAGCGAGTCCGGCGGGGAATCGATTCGATCGGCGACTCGAAGGCGCCGCTCGAACGGCGATGA
- a CDS encoding creatininase family protein, which produces MSTRQSVLLEERTWPEVEAALENGTKTAVVAVGSVEQHGPHLPLIMDTLAGDELARRVAERLGDALAAPTIRPGCSGHHMEFPGTITVPSETLMETSRAYCRSLDEHGFEHIVLLPTHGGNFAPVNTVAPEVAREIDASVIALADLDELMELMNEGLREAGVEYEEPVIHAGAAETAIVLAVAEDLVRTDELAVGREGEISVSRLLSEGFAAITETGVLGDPCEATPEAGEAILERITEAYVERIEAERGAV; this is translated from the coding sequence ATGTCCACACGGCAGTCGGTACTCCTCGAGGAACGGACCTGGCCCGAGGTCGAGGCGGCGCTCGAAAACGGAACGAAAACGGCGGTCGTCGCCGTCGGATCGGTCGAACAGCACGGCCCGCACCTCCCACTGATCATGGACACGCTCGCGGGCGACGAACTCGCGCGGCGGGTCGCCGAAAGGCTGGGCGATGCGCTCGCGGCCCCGACGATCCGTCCGGGCTGTTCCGGCCACCACATGGAGTTCCCGGGGACGATCACGGTTCCCTCCGAAACGTTGATGGAAACCAGTAGAGCGTACTGCCGGTCGCTCGACGAACACGGCTTCGAGCACATCGTCCTCCTCCCCACTCACGGCGGGAACTTCGCGCCGGTCAACACCGTCGCGCCCGAGGTCGCCCGGGAGATCGATGCGAGCGTGATCGCGCTCGCGGACCTCGACGAACTGATGGAGCTGATGAACGAGGGTCTCCGGGAGGCCGGCGTCGAGTACGAGGAGCCGGTCATCCACGCGGGGGCCGCCGAGACGGCCATCGTGCTCGCGGTCGCGGAGGACCTCGTCCGAACCGACGAACTCGCCGTCGGCCGCGAGGGCGAGATCTCGGTCTCGCGCCTGCTGAGCGAGGGATTCGCGGCGATCACCGAAACCGGCGTACTGGGCGATCCCTGCGAGGCGACGCCCGAGGCCGGCGAGGCGATCCTGGAGCGGATCACCGAGGCGTACGTCGAGCGGATCGAGGCAGAGCGCGGCGCCGTCTGA
- the cofC gene encoding 2-phospho-L-lactate guanylyltransferase, protein MRVVVPFATVEPKTRLSSLLSPGERREFSRAMLGDVLEGVRKAGGESEVLATAPLDVDAPTTVDDRPLTEAVNAALDPETAVVMADLPLATSDALEELFETSGDVALAPGRGGGTNALVSRHPDFRVDYHGGSFLKHRASAAEIGSVGVVDSHRLATDIDEPADLVEVLIHGDGAAADWLRDTGFSLVRRESRLAVERE, encoded by the coding sequence ATGCGCGTCGTCGTCCCGTTCGCCACGGTCGAGCCCAAAACCCGGCTGTCGAGCCTGCTCAGCCCCGGGGAACGACGCGAGTTCTCGCGGGCGATGCTCGGGGACGTCCTCGAAGGAGTCAGGAAGGCGGGCGGCGAAAGCGAGGTGCTCGCGACGGCGCCCCTCGACGTGGACGCTCCGACGACCGTCGACGACCGGCCGCTCACCGAGGCGGTCAACGCGGCGCTCGATCCCGAGACGGCGGTCGTGATGGCCGATCTGCCGCTCGCCACGTCCGACGCCCTCGAGGAACTGTTCGAGACGTCCGGCGACGTCGCCCTCGCGCCGGGCCGTGGCGGCGGGACGAACGCGCTCGTCTCTCGCCATCCGGACTTCCGCGTCGACTACCACGGCGGCTCGTTTCTGAAACACCGCGCGAGCGCGGCCGAGATCGGTTCGGTAGGGGTCGTCGATTCGCACCGGCTGGCGACCGACATCGACGAACCCGCCGACCTCGTCGAGGTGCTGATTCACGGCGATGGCGCGGCCGCAGACTGGCTGCGTGACACGGGCTTCTCGCTGGTGCGACGCGAGAGCCGCCTCGCCGTCGAGCGGGAGTGA
- a CDS encoding tubulin/FtsZ family protein, producing MKLAMIGFGQAGGKVVDRFLEYDDRTGSAIVRAAVAVNTAKADLLGLTHVPEEKRVLIGQARVKGHGVGADNELGAEVAEEDIDEVQGAIDGIPTHEIDAFLIVAGMGGGTGSGGAPVLARHLKRIYTEPVYGLGILPGGDEGGIYTLNAARSFQTFVREVDNLMVFDNDSWRKTGESVEGGYREINEEIVTRFGILFGAGEVAAGDEVAESVVDSSEIINTLSGGGVSTVGYASEVLSREESTGGGLLSRFTGGNEPEVDTAHTTNRITSLVRKAALGRLTLPCEIRGTERALLVMAGPPRHLNRKGIERGRKWIEEQTGSMEVRGGDYPVTGADEVSAVLLLSGINDVPRIRELQQVAVEAQDNIEEIREESTTNLDRLVNDDGNELDPLF from the coding sequence ATGAAACTCGCGATGATCGGGTTCGGGCAAGCCGGCGGGAAGGTCGTCGACCGCTTCCTGGAGTACGACGACCGCACCGGTAGCGCGATCGTCCGTGCGGCGGTCGCGGTCAACACCGCCAAGGCGGACCTGCTCGGACTCACACACGTTCCGGAGGAAAAGCGCGTCCTGATCGGTCAGGCGCGCGTGAAAGGTCACGGCGTCGGCGCCGACAACGAACTCGGCGCGGAAGTCGCCGAGGAGGACATCGACGAGGTCCAAGGCGCGATCGACGGGATCCCGACCCACGAGATCGACGCCTTCCTGATCGTCGCCGGCATGGGCGGCGGCACCGGGAGCGGCGGCGCGCCCGTCCTCGCACGCCACCTCAAGCGCATCTACACCGAACCCGTCTACGGACTCGGCATCCTGCCCGGGGGCGACGAGGGAGGGATCTACACGCTGAACGCCGCCCGCTCGTTCCAGACGTTCGTCCGCGAGGTGGACAACCTGATGGTCTTCGACAACGACTCGTGGCGCAAGACCGGCGAGTCCGTCGAGGGCGGCTACCGCGAGATCAACGAGGAGATCGTCACCCGGTTCGGCATCCTCTTCGGCGCCGGCGAGGTCGCCGCGGGCGACGAGGTCGCAGAGAGCGTCGTCGACTCCTCGGAGATCATCAACACCCTTTCCGGTGGTGGGGTCTCGACGGTGGGCTACGCCTCGGAGGTCCTCAGTCGGGAGGAGTCGACCGGCGGCGGCCTGCTCTCGCGCTTTACGGGCGGGAACGAACCCGAGGTCGACACCGCCCACACCACCAACCGGATCACCAGCCTCGTCCGGAAGGCCGCGCTCGGACGGTTGACCCTGCCCTGTGAGATCCGGGGGACCGAACGCGCCCTGCTCGTGATGGCCGGTCCGCCGCGACACCTCAACCGGAAGGGCATCGAACGCGGGCGCAAGTGGATCGAGGAGCAGACCGGCAGCATGGAGGTCCGCGGCGGGGACTACCCCGTCACCGGGGCGGACGAGGTCTCGGCCGTCCTCTTGCTGTCGGGGATCAACGACGTTCCTCGCATTCGGGAACTCCAGCAGGTCGCCGTCGAGGCGCAGGACAACATCGAGGAGATCCGCGAGGAGAGCACGACCAACCTCGACCGGTTGGTCAACGACGACGGCAACGAACTCGACCCGCTGTTCTGA
- a CDS encoding complex I NDUFA9 subunit family protein produces MRVLVTGGTGFIGRHLCAELDERGHDVTALARSPDASDLPAGVSVVQGDVTDRASLDFEGQDVVVNLVALSPLFQPTGDTTHESVHLDGTRNVVSEATDAGVERLVQMSALGADPNGPTEYIRAKGKAEAVVRESDLDWTIVRPSVVFGDGGEFVEFTKKLTPPYLAPLPGGGRTRFQPIHVEDVASILADVVEGTSTGNRDASSSDGAVEDERHVGETYEIGGPEVLTMAEVAKLAHRTDGRSVTVVPIPMALAKLGSAAIDPVPFIPFGSDQVRSLEFDNTTRENDLGAFDLSEDDLLTLEAYLNRG; encoded by the coding sequence ATGAGGGTTCTCGTGACCGGCGGGACGGGCTTCATCGGGCGACACCTGTGTGCCGAGTTGGACGAGCGGGGCCACGACGTGACCGCGCTCGCGCGCTCGCCGGACGCGAGCGACCTCCCGGCCGGCGTTTCGGTGGTTCAGGGCGACGTGACCGACCGTGCCTCGCTCGACTTCGAGGGCCAAGACGTGGTGGTGAACCTCGTCGCGCTCTCGCCGCTGTTCCAGCCGACGGGCGACACCACCCACGAGTCGGTCCACCTCGACGGGACCAGAAACGTCGTGAGCGAGGCGACCGACGCCGGCGTCGAGCGTCTCGTCCAGATGAGCGCGCTCGGGGCTGACCCGAACGGGCCGACCGAGTACATCCGCGCGAAGGGCAAGGCGGAGGCGGTCGTCAGGGAGTCGGACCTCGACTGGACGATCGTCCGGCCATCGGTGGTGTTCGGCGACGGCGGGGAGTTCGTCGAGTTCACGAAGAAGCTCACCCCGCCGTACCTCGCGCCGCTACCGGGCGGCGGCAGAACGCGATTCCAGCCCATCCACGTCGAGGACGTCGCGTCGATACTCGCGGACGTCGTCGAAGGCACTTCGACCGGCAATCGGGACGCTTCGAGTTCCGATGGCGCCGTCGAGGACGAGCGCCACGTCGGCGAGACCTACGAGATCGGCGGTCCCGAGGTGCTGACGATGGCGGAGGTGGCGAAACTCGCTCACAGGACGGACGGGCGCTCCGTGACCGTCGTCCCGATCCCGATGGCGCTCGCCAAACTGGGATCGGCGGCGATCGATCCCGTTCCCTTCATCCCCTTCGGGTCGGATCAGGTCCGCTCGCTGGAGTTCGACAACACCACGCGCGAGAACGACCTCGGGGCCTTCGACCTGAGCGAGGACGACCTGTTGACGCTCGAAGCGTATCTGAACCGGGGATAG
- the tmk gene encoding dTMP kinase — protein MLVTLEGLDGSGKTTVHEALHDTFPDAIFTREPTDSWYGEAVSRSIADDDADPLAELFLYTADHADHLSRTVRPALDAEELVISDRYSDSRYAYQGAALEGTIDRPMEYVRGIHAAFTRPPDLTVYLDVDPETGARRSGATNKFEQSEYLRRVRANYERLLDAEPSRFVRVDATRSPEAVLDRVERVLSEAL, from the coding sequence ATGCTCGTCACCCTCGAAGGCCTCGACGGCAGCGGCAAGACCACCGTCCACGAGGCCCTCCACGACACCTTTCCGGATGCGATCTTCACCCGCGAGCCCACCGACTCGTGGTACGGCGAGGCCGTCTCGCGGTCGATCGCGGACGACGACGCCGACCCGCTCGCGGAACTGTTCCTCTACACCGCGGACCACGCCGATCACCTCTCTCGAACGGTGCGCCCCGCACTCGACGCCGAGGAACTGGTGATCTCCGATCGGTACTCCGACTCCCGATACGCCTACCAGGGCGCGGCGCTGGAGGGTACCATCGACCGCCCGATGGAGTACGTCCGCGGGATCCACGCGGCGTTCACCCGCCCGCCCGATCTGACGGTCTACCTCGACGTCGATCCCGAGACGGGCGCGAGGCGCAGCGGCGCGACGAACAAGTTCGAGCAGTCGGAGTATCTGCGACGGGTGCGGGCGAACTACGAGCGCCTCCTCGACGCCGAACCGTCCCGGTTCGTCCGGGTCGACGCCACCCGCTCGCCCGAGGCGGTGCTCGATCGGGTCGAGCGGGTGCTCTCGGAGGCGCTCTAA